From Ipomoea triloba cultivar NCNSP0323 chromosome 5, ASM357664v1, the proteins below share one genomic window:
- the LOC116021128 gene encoding NAC domain-containing protein 22-like, translating into MSGFCGSNDSVESPPVEKDFGDSIRIPPGYRFNPTEEELITDYLWRKIANPSFFTTAVEEADLNRLEPWDFPGVCVGEGEWFFFSRRDMKYATATGQRIHRATDSGYWKITGNDRKIFKGKTLVGMKKTLVFYRGRAPSGERTDWVMHEYRLEGHNSLHNLPQNAKNEWVICKVFVKSSLEKKAYISGIQELKLAGMHTLFLSLIFLAVQTLAWASNDSSTNEGEVGKHNVNCCRSSTHKRKDNNNEYVGVRQLQPKLQKSNSDAENHPAAAASSSMSSHNNITMEDNSSVCVRVGYNNDTVKFLLPFATMDSLKAEILKRFNKLEAKTFKIRYKDEDEEMVTIGCDDDLHYCLEFFKSTGTTPVRLSLLKESIAPSLEHV; encoded by the exons ATGTCCGGTTTTTGTGGCTCCAACGATTCTGTGGAATCGCCGCCGGTAGAGAAAGATTTCGGCGATTCTATAAGAATTCCTCCGGGTTATCGATTTAATCCCACAGAGGAAGAGCTCATAACTGACTACTTATGGAGAAAGATTGCGAATCCTAGCTTCTTCACAACAGCCGTAGAAGAGGCGGATTTGAACAGATTGGAACCCTGGGATTTCCCCGGTGTTTGTGTGGGTGAAGGAGAATGGTTTTTCTTCAGCCGGAGGGATATGAAGTACGCCACGGCCACGGGGCAGAGAATACACAGAGCTACTGATTCAGGATATTGGAAAATCACCGGAAACGACAGAAAGATTTTCAAGGGGAAAACCCTAGTTGGGATGAAGAAAACTCTGGTTTTTTACAGAGGGAGAGCACCCAGCGGTGAAAGGACAGACTGGGTAATGCATGAATACAGATTGGAGGGCCACAACTCCTTACACAATCTTCCTCAAAACGCTaag AACGAATGGGTGATCTGTAAAGTCTTTGTGAAAAGCTCCCTGGAAAAGAAAGCATATATTTCCGGCATCCAAGAGTTGAAACTTGCAGGGATGCATACATTGTTCCTGAGCCTAATATTTCTGGCAGTACAAACTCTTGCCTGGGCTTCAAATGATTCTTCTACAAATGAAGGTGAAGTTGGGAAACATAATGTAAACTGCTGCAGAAGTTCAACTCATAAAAGGAAGGACAACAATAATGAGTATGTTGGAGTGAGGCAGCTGCAGCCAAAGCTACAGAAATCCAATTCTGATGCAGAGAATCATCCTGCTGCTGCAGCATCAAGTTCTATGAGCtctcataataatataacaatGGAAGACAATAGTAGTGTGTGTGTTAGAGTGGGATACAACAATGATACTGTGAAGTTCCTGCTTCCTTTTGCAACTATGGATAGTTTGAAGGCAGAAATCCTAAAGAGATTCAATAAATTGGAAGCAAAAACTTTTAAGATCAGGtacaaagatgaagatgaagaaatggtGACAATAGGTTGTGACGACGATTTGCATTATTGTTTGGAATTTTTCAAGTCCACAGGAACAACACCAGTCAGATTGTCTCTTTTGAAGGAATCCATTGCCCCCTCACTTGAACATGTTTAA